A part of Bacillus thuringiensis genomic DNA contains:
- a CDS encoding DUF3965 domain-containing protein has translation MRAVQRDPNWNLVTDTYIEPNNFAELFSLLVPCHPKGEGKERTILVWKEKEFYKEENLAAFIVYGMDKVKNLPQFHKDEIPTLVRILRLCQEIGWYEEANTFMITQGLAEFVHTSLEYETWDLLTQAVALNYLIIKYRIGELTDGDVEIWDRVKFNEKCITDCKHLLSHKEVLEFTFFYMCKRAKLLSKEQLNSDMMSLAMYCNTFVYDLYTHDLLRKYRKCTDFLSYYGPSQAVLACQRAVLSQISDRLDPLKTTHVDDYLYVMKEMMEHMTIGIMDRYDYFIGKLLSYVPFFEMIQVPQHAYYCEELLYICKGIEYKEEILRNYIFIQLHDCLPSFFKLFLKNKRYATIHDILFYWCDDEQRMSLEKKYNLSFIYEKYACG, from the coding sequence ATGAGGGCTGTACAGCGCGATCCAAATTGGAATTTGGTTACAGATACATATATAGAACCAAATAATTTCGCTGAATTATTTTCTTTGCTTGTACCTTGTCATCCAAAAGGTGAAGGGAAAGAACGAACTATATTAGTGTGGAAAGAAAAAGAATTTTATAAAGAAGAAAATTTAGCGGCATTTATCGTATATGGAATGGATAAAGTAAAGAATTTGCCGCAGTTTCATAAAGATGAAATTCCAACTCTAGTACGTATTCTTCGCTTATGCCAAGAGATTGGTTGGTATGAAGAAGCAAATACTTTTATGATAACTCAAGGACTAGCTGAGTTTGTTCACACTTCATTGGAATATGAAACGTGGGATCTTTTGACACAAGCGGTTGCTTTAAACTATTTAATTATTAAATATCGTATTGGTGAATTGACTGATGGGGATGTAGAAATTTGGGATAGGGTTAAATTTAATGAGAAATGTATAACGGATTGTAAACATCTATTATCTCATAAAGAAGTATTGGAATTTACATTCTTTTATATGTGTAAGAGAGCTAAATTACTATCAAAAGAGCAATTAAATAGTGATATGATGAGTCTAGCGATGTATTGTAATACGTTTGTGTATGACTTATACACACATGACTTATTACGAAAATATCGTAAGTGTACAGACTTCCTATCATATTATGGACCTAGTCAAGCGGTGTTAGCTTGTCAAAGAGCTGTACTTTCTCAAATTTCAGATCGATTAGACCCATTGAAAACTACTCATGTAGATGATTATTTATATGTAATGAAAGAAATGATGGAGCATATGACGATAGGAATAATGGATCGATATGATTATTTTATCGGGAAGTTATTATCATATGTGCCATTTTTCGAAATGATTCAAGTTCCACAACATGCATATTATTGTGAAGAATTACTGTATATTTGTAAGGGCATTGAATATAAAGAAGAAATATTACGCAATTATATATTTATACAATTACATGATTGTTTACCATCATTCTTTAAACTATTTCTTAAAAATAAGCGTTATGCAACAATTCATGATATTTTGTTCTATTGGTGTGATGATGAACAAAGAATGAGCTTAGAGAAAAAATATAATCTGAGCTTTATTTATGAAAAATATGCTTGTGGATAA
- a CDS encoding SH3 domain-containing protein, protein MNMKATALTATTVAIASFLPSMGETNVQTANAEQLSNVKTGYVKVDQVALHTKDNANSSSIDTIRFNTKVNILETTNGWYKVSVNNKVGYVQKDAILLKNKLQSNNQYIVNANALNVRSEPNLESSILDVLPNGKFVTIQEEQGEWYKILHNGKTGYVQKAFVSNGSQPLVKGITENNTKYTVATPKLNVRSNASTSSALLGSLQNGTQIQVVETVGTWYKVRFGTGYGYVAKHYVVQNQTQTQTQTAQPTSIPAVFKFPTQGRISSTFDMRWEQMHYGIDIAAQGNVSIQAAAAGKVVKSYYSASYGNVVFIAHQINGKLYTTVYAHMKDRTVQAGDQVQAGQLVGHMGNTGHSYGQHLHFELHNGEWNFEKTNAVNPLPYLVR, encoded by the coding sequence ATGAATATGAAAGCTACTGCTTTAACAGCAACTACTGTCGCAATTGCCTCTTTCCTTCCTTCTATGGGAGAAACAAATGTACAAACAGCCAACGCTGAACAATTATCTAATGTGAAAACTGGATATGTCAAAGTCGATCAAGTAGCCTTACATACAAAAGATAACGCAAATAGCTCATCAATTGATACGATTCGCTTTAATACGAAAGTAAACATACTTGAAACAACTAATGGCTGGTATAAAGTATCTGTTAATAATAAAGTAGGTTACGTACAAAAAGATGCTATTCTACTAAAAAACAAACTTCAATCTAATAATCAATACATCGTTAATGCCAATGCATTAAACGTTCGTTCTGAACCTAATTTAGAATCTTCAATTTTAGATGTATTACCAAATGGGAAATTCGTTACCATTCAAGAAGAACAAGGCGAGTGGTATAAAATTTTACATAATGGCAAAACAGGTTACGTACAAAAAGCATTCGTGTCTAATGGTTCACAACCTTTAGTAAAAGGCATCACAGAAAATAATACGAAATACACAGTTGCAACACCTAAACTTAATGTACGTAGCAACGCTAGTACAAGTAGTGCACTACTTGGTTCATTACAAAATGGTACACAAATACAAGTAGTGGAAACTGTAGGAACTTGGTATAAAGTTCGTTTTGGCACAGGATACGGATATGTGGCAAAACATTATGTGGTGCAAAATCAAACACAAACTCAAACTCAAACAGCTCAACCTACTTCCATTCCAGCTGTTTTCAAATTCCCTACTCAAGGAAGAATTAGCTCAACCTTTGATATGCGTTGGGAACAAATGCATTATGGTATAGATATTGCAGCTCAGGGTAATGTCTCTATCCAAGCGGCAGCTGCAGGTAAAGTTGTGAAATCATATTATTCAGCTAGCTATGGCAATGTTGTGTTCATCGCCCATCAAATAAACGGGAAATTATATACAACAGTCTATGCACACATGAAAGATCGCACTGTACAAGCTGGTGATCAAGTACAAGCTGGACAATTAGTAGGTCATATGGGAAACACAGGTCATTCATACGGGCAACACCTTCATTTTGAATTACACAATGGAGAATGGAATTTTGAAAAAACAAATGCAGTAAACCCACTGCCATATTTAGTTAGGTAA
- the tenA gene encoding thiaminase II, with protein sequence MKFCDRLLETVQPVWKMSHNHPFVVGMGDGTLEKDKFQYYIIQDYLYLLDYAKLYAIGVVKATNPQVMGKFAEQIDGILNGEMTIHKQYAKRLGISIEEIESAKPSAKNLAYTNYMMSVSQNGTLAELIAALLPCMWSYWEIGKRLNDIPGARDHEFFGEWIQGYSSEEYGNLCIWLIDLLNEMAVGKSEKELDRLEEIFLYSSRFEYLFWDMSYRKEMWGFEEQEHTTVS encoded by the coding sequence ATGAAATTTTGCGATAGATTATTAGAAACTGTACAACCAGTTTGGAAGATGAGTCATAATCATCCGTTTGTAGTAGGTATGGGAGATGGCACGTTAGAAAAAGATAAGTTTCAGTATTACATTATTCAAGATTATTTATATTTGTTAGATTATGCAAAGCTATATGCTATTGGTGTTGTAAAAGCAACGAATCCACAAGTAATGGGGAAATTTGCTGAACAAATTGATGGCATATTAAATGGTGAAATGACAATCCATAAACAGTATGCAAAAAGACTTGGAATTTCTATAGAGGAGATAGAGTCTGCAAAGCCATCTGCTAAAAATTTAGCGTATACAAATTACATGATGTCTGTATCTCAAAATGGCACACTTGCGGAATTAATAGCAGCACTTCTTCCATGTATGTGGAGCTACTGGGAAATTGGAAAGCGTTTAAATGATATTCCTGGAGCAAGAGATCATGAGTTTTTTGGTGAGTGGATTCAAGGATATAGTTCTGAAGAATACGGTAACCTTTGTATTTGGTTAATAGATTTATTAAATGAAATGGCAGTTGGAAAGTCTGAAAAAGAGCTAGATCGATTAGAGGAGATTTTCCTATATTCCAGTCGATTTGAATATTTATTCTGGGATATGTCCTATCGTAAGGAGATGTGGGGATTTGAGGAGCAAGAACATACTACAGTTTCATAA
- a CDS encoding ABC transporter ATP-binding protein: protein MRSKNILQFHNVSFHYDEKPIINELNASIQDKEFVSIIGPSGCGKSTLFRLITGLEEASTGQIELTETKSHPVGYMPQKDMLLPWRTIIENAALPLECQGVQKKEAQIKAKELLHKFGLQGYETKYPKDLSGGMRQRVSFIRTLLTGGEILLLDEPFSALDALTKASLQEWLFEQWKEWEKTILFITHDVEEALFLSNRVFVVENQPITTLTERVVPLDRNRTRKDLYKPEVLALKDELLSMLQRQVLV, encoded by the coding sequence TTGAGGAGCAAGAACATACTACAGTTTCATAATGTTTCTTTTCATTATGATGAGAAGCCAATCATCAATGAATTAAATGCTTCTATACAAGATAAAGAGTTTGTAAGTATTATCGGACCGAGTGGATGCGGGAAAAGTACTTTATTTCGCCTTATTACAGGTTTAGAAGAAGCAAGTACTGGACAGATAGAGCTGACAGAAACAAAGAGCCATCCTGTGGGGTATATGCCTCAAAAAGATATGCTTCTGCCGTGGAGAACGATTATTGAAAATGCTGCTCTGCCGCTAGAGTGCCAAGGGGTACAGAAGAAAGAAGCACAAATAAAGGCAAAGGAACTGTTACATAAATTTGGCTTACAAGGATATGAGACAAAATATCCGAAAGATTTATCTGGTGGTATGAGGCAACGCGTATCTTTTATTCGAACTTTATTAACGGGCGGGGAGATATTGCTGTTAGATGAACCGTTTAGCGCGTTGGATGCTTTAACGAAGGCATCTTTGCAAGAATGGCTGTTTGAACAATGGAAAGAGTGGGAAAAAACAATTTTATTTATCACTCATGATGTGGAAGAAGCATTGTTTCTTTCTAATCGAGTTTTCGTTGTAGAAAATCAACCGATAACTACTTTAACCGAGAGGGTTGTACCACTTGATCGTAATCGAACAAGAAAAGATTTATATAAGCCTGAAGTGTTAGCGCTTAAAGATGAGCTTCTTAGTATGTTACAAAGGCAGGTACTTGTATGA
- a CDS encoding ABC transporter permease has product MISRLKELVPAITLSSILLVMWEIGARIIDEMYILPSPSAIVMKIWKLKDILFTVHLPATLYVVLIGVAISIVLGVGLAMLMNASNWMERAFYPLLVASQTIPITALAPLFVLWFGYTIWSKVVVTVLITFFPIAVNTYDGLRSTKKEWEELLVTYGATKKDVFLKLKLPSALPYFFSALKIAVPLSVIGAAIGEWLGAQAGLGYFSKRMMTQLDGAGVFAPIVLLSLLAIFFVILISVLEKKFISWRKYS; this is encoded by the coding sequence ATGATAAGCCGATTGAAAGAATTAGTTCCTGCCATTACTCTTTCTAGTATTTTACTCGTTATGTGGGAAATAGGAGCAAGAATTATAGATGAGATGTACATTTTACCGTCACCGTCTGCAATTGTAATGAAAATATGGAAACTAAAAGACATATTATTTACGGTTCATTTACCGGCAACGTTATACGTTGTTTTAATAGGGGTGGCTATTTCTATCGTACTTGGGGTAGGGCTAGCGATGTTAATGAATGCGAGTAATTGGATGGAGAGAGCATTTTATCCATTATTAGTTGCCTCACAAACGATTCCGATTACAGCGCTTGCTCCACTTTTCGTTTTATGGTTTGGATATACGATCTGGAGTAAGGTTGTTGTTACGGTTTTAATTACGTTTTTCCCAATTGCGGTCAATACGTATGATGGGCTGCGCAGTACGAAAAAAGAATGGGAGGAGCTCTTAGTTACGTATGGGGCAACGAAAAAAGATGTTTTTCTTAAATTAAAGTTACCATCTGCTCTTCCTTATTTTTTCTCAGCTTTAAAAATTGCAGTTCCGCTTAGTGTAATTGGGGCAGCAATCGGTGAATGGCTCGGTGCACAAGCTGGGCTTGGATATTTCAGTAAAAGAATGATGACACAGTTAGACGGAGCAGGTGTATTTGCACCCATTGTATTGTTATCATTATTAGCTATTTTCTTCGTCATACTTATCTCGGTATTAGAAAAGAAATTTATTAGTTGGAGGAAGTATTCATGA
- a CDS encoding ABC transporter substrate-binding protein produces the protein MKFLKRIFVLTLLVAMITGCSSNSASDKGKKEKEITVMLDWYPNAVHSFIYAAIEKGYFKEEGVKVNIKFPSNPTDPLTLAAAGKVTVGLYYQPDVVMAKANEQIPVKSIGAVVRSPLNHVVSLKSAGIQSPKDLEGKTVGYSGTPLSEMYLKTMVKEAGGNPDTVKVVDVGFDLVPALITKKVDAVTGAYINHEVPVMRHEGHEPAYFNPADYGVPNYHELVFVTGDKTLKKDKEALQAFLRGTKKGYDFMKKNPDEALNILLNHQEKENFPLVPEVEKESMKILLEKMETKDESFLSDSKESWEKQNKWLKDKGMTKEIVPADELFENILK, from the coding sequence ATGAAATTTTTAAAACGCATCTTTGTGTTGACATTATTAGTTGCAATGATTACTGGATGTTCTAGTAATTCAGCATCAGATAAGGGTAAAAAGGAAAAAGAAATAACGGTCATGCTTGATTGGTACCCAAATGCGGTACATAGCTTTATTTATGCAGCAATTGAAAAAGGCTATTTTAAAGAAGAAGGAGTAAAGGTGAATATAAAATTCCCTTCTAATCCGACCGATCCATTAACCTTAGCAGCCGCAGGAAAAGTAACGGTTGGCTTATATTATCAGCCAGATGTTGTCATGGCAAAAGCAAATGAACAAATTCCAGTGAAATCAATTGGAGCTGTCGTACGTTCACCATTAAATCATGTTGTATCGCTGAAATCAGCAGGCATTCAATCGCCAAAAGATTTAGAGGGGAAAACAGTTGGATATTCTGGAACACCTTTAAGTGAGATGTATTTAAAAACGATGGTAAAAGAAGCTGGTGGCAATCCAGATACAGTGAAAGTAGTCGATGTTGGCTTTGATCTAGTACCGGCATTAATTACGAAAAAGGTAGATGCGGTAACAGGGGCATACATTAACCATGAAGTACCTGTTATGCGTCATGAAGGGCATGAACCAGCGTACTTTAATCCAGCTGATTATGGTGTACCGAATTATCATGAGCTTGTATTTGTAACAGGTGATAAAACGTTGAAAAAAGATAAAGAAGCGTTACAAGCCTTCTTACGTGGTACGAAAAAAGGCTATGATTTCATGAAGAAAAATCCAGATGAAGCATTAAATATTTTATTAAATCATCAAGAAAAAGAAAACTTCCCACTTGTACCAGAAGTTGAAAAAGAAAGTATGAAAATTTTATTAGAGAAAATGGAAACGAAAGATGAGTCATTCTTATCAGATTCAAAAGAATCATGGGAGAAACAAAATAAATGGCTGAAAGATAAAGGAATGACGAAAGAAATCGTTCCGGCCGATGAGTTATTCGAAAACATTTTAAAGTAG
- the tenI gene encoding thiazole tautomerase TenI: MKNELHVISNGHMSFEELVNVAMQIESEIDYLHIREREKSTKDLYEGVESLLKKGFPASKIVINDRIDIAILLNIPRVQLGYRSANVKSVKEKFSYLHVGYSVHSLEEAIDAFKNGADSLVYGHVFPTDCKKGVPARGLEEVSDIAKCLSIPITAIGGITTENTGDVLTNGVSGIAVMSGIISSSNPYSKAKSYKESIRKWAEKHV; the protein is encoded by the coding sequence ATGAAAAATGAGCTTCATGTAATCTCAAATGGTCACATGTCATTCGAAGAGTTAGTGAATGTAGCGATGCAAATTGAAAGTGAGATTGATTATTTGCATATTCGTGAGCGTGAGAAGAGTACGAAGGATTTGTATGAAGGTGTGGAAAGTCTTTTGAAGAAAGGCTTTCCGGCATCAAAAATAGTGATAAATGATCGAATTGATATCGCTATTTTATTAAACATTCCACGCGTGCAGCTAGGATATCGAAGCGCAAATGTAAAGTCAGTGAAAGAAAAGTTTTCTTATTTGCATGTCGGCTATTCTGTACATTCTTTAGAAGAGGCGATCGATGCATTTAAGAATGGAGCGGATTCACTCGTCTATGGTCATGTATTTCCGACAGATTGTAAAAAAGGTGTGCCAGCGAGAGGGCTTGAAGAGGTTTCAGACATTGCAAAGTGTTTATCCATACCGATAACAGCAATTGGTGGAATTACCACGGAAAACACTGGGGATGTTCTTACTAACGGTGTCAGTGGTATTGCTGTTATGTCTGGGATTATAAGTAGTAGTAACCCGTACAGCAAAGCGAAATCTTATAAGGAATCAATAAGAAAGTGGGCGGAAAAACATGTGTAA
- the thiO gene encoding glycine oxidase ThiO, producing MCKKYDVAIIGGGVIGSSVAHFLAERGHKVAIVEKQRIASEASKAAAGLLGVQAEWDAYDPLFELARESRAIFPQLAEVLREKTGIDIGYEEKGIYRIAQNEDEKERILHIMDWQQKTGEDSYFLTGDLLREKEPFLSESIIGAVYYPKDGHVIAPELTKAFAHSASFSGADIYEQTEVFDVRIDNNKVTGIVTSEGIITCEKVVIAGGSWSTKLLGHFHREWGTYPVKGEVVAVRSRRPLLKAPIFQERFYIAPKRGGRYVIGATMKPHTFNKTVQPESITSILERAYTILPALKEAEWESAWAGLRPQSNHEAPYMGEHEEIKGLYACTGHYRNGILLSPVSGQYMADLIEGKQENHLLDSLLSKKV from the coding sequence ATGTGTAAGAAGTATGATGTAGCGATAATTGGCGGTGGTGTAATTGGTAGTTCAGTTGCACATTTTCTAGCAGAAAGAGGACATAAAGTAGCGATTGTAGAGAAGCAAAGAATTGCATCTGAAGCCTCGAAAGCAGCCGCTGGTTTACTTGGGGTTCAGGCAGAATGGGACGCTTATGACCCGTTATTTGAACTTGCTAGAGAAAGCCGTGCTATATTTCCACAACTTGCAGAAGTTTTACGTGAAAAAACAGGCATCGATATTGGGTATGAGGAAAAAGGTATTTATCGCATTGCCCAAAATGAAGATGAGAAGGAAAGAATTCTTCATATTATGGATTGGCAGCAGAAAACAGGTGAAGATTCTTACTTTCTAACGGGAGACCTTTTACGAGAGAAAGAGCCGTTTCTATCTGAGTCAATTATAGGGGCTGTATATTATCCGAAAGATGGTCATGTTATTGCACCAGAGCTTACGAAAGCCTTCGCACATTCCGCGTCATTCTCGGGTGCGGATATATATGAACAGACAGAAGTGTTTGATGTTCGTATTGACAATAATAAAGTGACTGGGATTGTGACAAGCGAAGGTATTATCACTTGCGAAAAAGTGGTTATTGCGGGTGGCTCATGGAGCACGAAGTTACTAGGACATTTTCACCGCGAATGGGGTACATATCCAGTTAAAGGAGAAGTAGTAGCGGTAAGAAGTAGAAGACCACTTTTAAAGGCGCCTATTTTCCAAGAAAGATTTTACATTGCCCCAAAGCGCGGCGGACGTTACGTAATTGGAGCAACGATGAAGCCCCATACGTTTAATAAAACTGTGCAACCAGAAAGTATTACTTCTATATTAGAGCGCGCGTATACAATATTGCCAGCTTTAAAAGAAGCAGAGTGGGAAAGCGCATGGGCAGGGTTAAGGCCACAATCGAATCATGAAGCTCCTTATATGGGAGAGCATGAAGAAATAAAAGGTTTATATGCTTGTACTGGACATTATCGAAACGGTATTTTATTAAGTCCTGTTTCTGGTCAGTATATGGCTGATTTAATAGAAGGAAAGCAGGAAAATCATTTGCTAGATTCATTGCTTTCTAAAAAGGTTTAG
- the thiS gene encoding sulfur carrier protein ThiS: MNLKINGNQIEVPESVKTVAELLTHLELDNRIVVVERNKDILQKDDHTDTSVFDGDQIEIVTFVGGG; encoded by the coding sequence TTGAATTTAAAAATTAATGGTAATCAAATTGAAGTACCAGAGAGTGTGAAAACAGTAGCTGAGCTACTTACACATTTAGAGTTAGATAACAGAATTGTTGTAGTAGAGCGTAATAAAGATATTTTACAAAAAGATGATCATACAGATACATCTGTTTTTGATGGAGACCAAATTGAGATTGTAACTTTCGTAGGAGGCGGTTGA
- the thiG gene encoding thiazole synthase, producing the protein MLNIGPFSFHSRLLLGTGKFPDFDVQQKAIDVSEAEVLTFAVRRMDIFDAKQPNLLEKLDVKKYKLLPNTAGAKNAEEAVRIAKLAKASGLCDMIKVEVIGDDRTLLPDPVETLKASEMLLEEGFIVLPYTSDDVVLARKLQELGVHAIMPGASPIGSGLGIVNPLNLSFIIEQATVPVIVDAGIGSPADAAFAMELGADGVLLNTAVSGANDPIKMAQAMKLSIEAGRLGFEAGRIARKRCATASSPLEGMSVVE; encoded by the coding sequence ATGTTAAACATTGGACCATTTTCATTTCATTCTAGACTTTTATTAGGAACAGGAAAATTCCCTGATTTTGATGTACAGCAAAAGGCAATTGATGTATCTGAGGCTGAGGTTTTAACGTTCGCAGTACGTCGTATGGATATATTCGATGCAAAGCAGCCTAATTTATTAGAGAAACTTGATGTGAAAAAGTATAAGTTATTACCGAATACAGCTGGAGCAAAAAATGCTGAAGAAGCTGTTCGTATTGCAAAATTAGCAAAAGCCTCAGGGCTTTGCGACATGATCAAAGTAGAAGTTATTGGTGATGATAGAACGTTATTACCTGATCCAGTAGAAACGTTAAAAGCATCTGAAATGTTACTAGAAGAAGGATTTATTGTTCTTCCGTATACATCTGATGATGTTGTATTAGCACGTAAATTACAAGAACTAGGTGTGCATGCAATTATGCCAGGAGCATCACCAATCGGTTCAGGGCTTGGTATTGTAAATCCGTTAAATTTAAGCTTCATTATTGAACAAGCGACAGTACCAGTTATCGTTGATGCTGGTATTGGTAGTCCAGCTGATGCGGCATTTGCAATGGAATTAGGAGCGGATGGCGTGTTATTAAATACAGCTGTGTCAGGTGCAAACGATCCTATTAAAATGGCACAGGCAATGAAATTAAGTATTGAAGCAGGACGTTTAGGCTTTGAAGCGGGGCGTATTGCGCGTAAACGTTGTGCAACTGCAAGTAGTCCTTTAGAAGGAATGAGCGTAGTTGAATAA
- the thiF gene encoding thiazole biosynthesis adenylyltransferase ThiF, with the protein MNNRYSRQELFSPIGEEGQRKIREKHVLIIGAGALGSANAEMFVRAGVGTVTIVDRDYVDWSNLQRQQLYAESDVENNLPKAVAAKKRLEEINSEVRVEALVQDVTAEELEELVTDVDVMIDATDNFETRFIVNDIAQKYSIPWIYGACVGSYGLSYTILPSKTPCLSCLLQSIPLGGATCDTAGIISPAVSLVVSHQVTEALKLLVEDYESLRDGLVSFDMWKNEYSCMNVQKLRKHNCPSCGENAIYPYLNKENTSKTAVLCGRNTVQIRPPHKEEMDFERYKELLNDRVNDLNVNPYLLSFSVGEKRLVAFKDGRVLVHGTKDISEAKTIYHRYFG; encoded by the coding sequence TTGAATAATCGATATTCTCGCCAAGAATTATTTTCTCCAATTGGAGAAGAAGGGCAACGAAAAATAAGAGAAAAGCATGTACTCATTATCGGCGCAGGTGCATTAGGTAGTGCAAATGCAGAGATGTTTGTAAGAGCTGGTGTAGGCACAGTAACGATTGTGGACCGGGATTATGTCGATTGGAGTAATTTACAAAGGCAGCAATTGTATGCAGAGAGCGATGTAGAAAATAATCTTCCTAAGGCTGTAGCGGCGAAGAAACGTCTAGAGGAGATAAATAGTGAAGTAAGAGTAGAAGCTCTTGTTCAAGATGTAACGGCTGAAGAATTAGAAGAGCTTGTTACAGACGTTGATGTAATGATTGATGCAACTGATAATTTCGAAACGCGTTTCATTGTAAATGATATAGCGCAAAAGTATTCTATTCCATGGATTTACGGAGCATGTGTGGGAAGTTACGGTCTTTCTTACACCATTCTTCCTAGTAAAACGCCATGTTTATCATGTTTATTACAATCGATTCCGCTTGGCGGGGCGACATGTGATACAGCGGGTATTATATCACCTGCTGTATCTCTTGTTGTTTCTCATCAAGTAACAGAAGCTCTGAAATTGCTAGTAGAAGATTATGAATCACTTCGAGATGGACTTGTATCGTTTGATATGTGGAAGAATGAATATTCATGTATGAATGTGCAAAAACTTCGTAAACACAATTGTCCTTCGTGCGGAGAAAATGCGATATACCCGTATTTAAATAAAGAAAATACATCGAAAACAGCAGTTTTATGCGGGAGAAATACAGTTCAAATTAGACCACCTCATAAAGAGGAAATGGATTTTGAACGATACAAAGAGCTGCTGAATGATCGTGTGAATGATTTAAATGTAAATCCATATTTATTATCATTTTCTGTGGGAGAAAAGAGATTAGTTGCTTTTAAAGATGGTCGTGTACTCGTACATGGAACGAAAGATATAAGCGAAGCAAAAACAATTTATCATCGCTATTTTGGATAG
- the thiD gene encoding bifunctional hydroxymethylpyrimidine kinase/phosphomethylpyrimidine kinase: MSGMKVNKALTIAGSDSGGGAGIQADLKTFQELGVYGMTAITAITAQNTLGVQGVYPVPLEGITEQLNSIGTDLTPDAVKLGMLFSSEIIQIVAEHINKFGWNNIVLDPVMIAKGGASLLQQEAVQALKEYLLPVATVVTPNVPEAEVLTGMEIHNVEDSKEAAKVLHELGAKYVLMKGGHAEYQGNEVVDLLFDGEEFIEFRSERIPSKQTHGSGCTFASAVTAGLAKGYSMEGAVQEAKRFISIAIEEPLHIGSGHGPTNHFAYKLNKA; this comes from the coding sequence ATGAGTGGGATGAAAGTAAATAAAGCTTTAACAATTGCAGGATCTGATAGTGGTGGCGGTGCTGGTATTCAAGCAGATTTAAAAACATTCCAAGAGCTTGGTGTGTATGGGATGACGGCTATTACGGCAATTACTGCTCAAAATACGCTTGGCGTTCAAGGGGTATATCCAGTTCCGTTAGAAGGTATTACGGAACAGCTGAATTCAATTGGTACGGATTTAACACCAGATGCTGTGAAGCTAGGAATGTTATTTAGCAGTGAAATTATTCAAATTGTAGCAGAACATATTAATAAATTTGGCTGGAATAATATTGTACTAGACCCTGTTATGATTGCTAAGGGCGGTGCATCACTATTACAACAAGAAGCAGTACAAGCATTAAAAGAATATTTATTACCAGTAGCAACGGTTGTAACACCGAATGTTCCTGAAGCAGAAGTGTTAACTGGAATGGAGATTCATAATGTTGAAGATAGTAAGGAAGCTGCGAAAGTACTGCATGAATTAGGTGCGAAATATGTACTTATGAAGGGCGGACATGCAGAATATCAAGGGAATGAAGTAGTTGATTTACTCTTTGATGGAGAAGAGTTTATTGAATTTAGAAGTGAGCGAATTCCTTCAAAGCAAACGCACGGAAGCGGGTGCACATTTGCGTCTGCAGTTACGGCAGGACTTGCGAAAGGCTACTCGATGGAAGGGGCAGTTCAAGAAGCAAAACGATTTATTAGTATAGCAATTGAAGAGCCGTTGCATATTGGAAGTGGTCATGGACCGACGAATCATTTTGCATATAAGTTGAATAAAGCATAA
- a CDS encoding SipW-dependent-type signal peptide-containing protein, with product MLDVVMIGIFVVLVASMASLASWSDKVVKEGKQS from the coding sequence ATGTTAGATGTTGTAATGATTGGGATTTTTGTTGTGTTAGTCGCATCGATGGCAAGTCTTGCAAGTTGGTCAGATAAAGTTGTGAAAGAAGGGAAGCAATCATGA
- the kdpF gene encoding K(+)-transporting ATPase subunit F, with amino-acid sequence MTIALSVIVAAITVYLVYALLNPEKF; translated from the coding sequence ATGACGATTGCCTTATCGGTTATTGTTGCAGCAATTACGGTGTACTTAGTGTATGCATTATTAAATCCGGAAAAGTTTTAA